A single genomic interval of Penaeus vannamei isolate JL-2024 chromosome 21, ASM4276789v1, whole genome shotgun sequence harbors:
- the LOC113810556 gene encoding ribosome production factor 1, whose protein sequence is MGRRHRHVQYEKYEKEENNKKKRKRKNDDSDSDSEDDGDSDMDSDVSDEKFPTLTKKEKKMAKDILSRPVQAPVMKSIAELAREKLRKLEQMVHPAKPDPGSKKIKNGQVLKRKQSKAKRLLIGQIRRLRKRLKRKGKFDELREIMEEEKRLTKLEPRTLESTREADETTVQENDEEVEQEEALDAFADYYNKLYEPRILVTSSDNPHKATVSFIRDLCRIIPNAEAKWRNRASIKKTVKNAKANGFTDLIFINEDKRMPNGLLLIHLPEGPTALFRVSNTRVGKSVAKKHYIGDTDHRPEVILNNFTTRLGRVVGRMLGAIFHYDPEFKGRRVCTFHNQRDYIFFRHHRYEFRNQQKVNLKEMGPRFTLRLQWLQQGAFEGDFEWNLKRHDMETSRRRFFL, encoded by the exons ATGGGccgcagacacagacacgtgCAGTATGAGAagtacgagaaggaggagaataataaaaagaagaggaagaggaagaatgacgaCTCGGACTCAGACTCAGAGGATGATGGCGACTCAGACATGGACTCCGACGTTTCTGATGAGAAGTTCCCGACCctcacgaagaaggagaagaaaatggcaaAGGATATTCTCTCTCGGCCTGTCCAG GCTCCAGTCATGAAGTCCATTGCAGAACTTGCAAGAGAAAAGCTGAGAAAACTTGAGCAGATGGTCCACCCAGCCAAGCCAGACCCGGGatcgaaaaaaatcaagaatggcCAAGTGCTGAAGAGGAAGCAGAGCAAG GCCAAGCGACTTCTGATAGGTCAGATTCGTCGTCTTAGGAAAAGACTAAAGCGAAAGGGCAAGTTTGATGAATTGAGGGAAattatggaggaggagaagagactcACAAAGCTGGAACCACGAACCCTTGAATCGACCAGGGAGGCCGATGAGACCACTGTGCAGGAGAATGACGAGGAAGTGGAGCAGGAGGAAGCCTTGGATGCTTTTGCCGACTATTATAACAAGTTGTACGAGCCTCGGATCTTGGTGACGTCTAGTGATAATCCACATAAG GCCACTGTTTCTTTTATTCGTGACCTGTGTCGGATAATACCCAATGCCGAAGCCAAGTGGCGCAATAGAGCAAGTATAAAAAAGACGGTAAAAAATGCAAAGGCGAATGGCTTCACAGATCTTATTTTTATCAATGAAGATAAGAGAATGCCAA ACGGTCTGCTCTTGATTCACTTGCCGGAAGGACCAACAGCACTCTTCAGGGTCAGCAATACTCGCGTCGGTAAATCTGTGGCTAAGAAGCATTACATAGGAGATACTGATCATAG ACCCGAGGTAATATTAAACAACTTCACAACCCGGCTGGGAAGAGTTGTTGGGCGAATGCTTGGAGCGATATTCCACTACGACCCTGAGTTTAAGGGTCGGAGAGTGTGCACCTTCCACAACCAGAGAGATTACATATTTTTTAGACATCACAG ATATGAATTTAGGAACCAACAGAAGGTAAACTTGAAGGAAATGGGACCAAGATTTACGCTGCGACTCCAATGGCTACAGCAGGGGGCCTTCGAGGGAGACTTCGAATGGAACCTCAAGAGACACGACATGGAGACCTCCAGAAGAAGattcttcctttag